In Deltaproteobacteria bacterium, one DNA window encodes the following:
- a CDS encoding type II toxin-antitoxin system RelE/ParE family toxin has translation MDFSVEFYETADRRTPVEEFLDDLKASDPDVHAKVLAGLAKLRDRHNHREPLSKPVGHGLFELRVLGRLNTRALWFFHHGRRIIVAHGVRHKGQKLPPEALRVALARKAEWEWRSGR, from the coding sequence ATGGACTTCTCGGTTGAATTCTACGAGACGGCGGATCGACGCACACCGGTCGAAGAGTTCCTGGATGATCTCAAGGCGTCTGATCCTGATGTCCACGCCAAGGTGCTTGCTGGGCTGGCCAAACTCCGCGACCGCCACAACCATCGCGAGCCGCTGTCGAAGCCGGTCGGCCACGGCCTCTTTGAACTGCGCGTGCTTGGTCGTCTCAACACCCGCGCACTCTGGTTCTTCCACCACGGGCGCCGTATCATCGTGGCGCACGGCGTCAGACACAAAGGACAGAAACTGCCACCCGAAGCGCTGCGCGTTGCCCTGGCCCGCAAAGCGGAGTGGGAATGGAGATCCGGTCGATGA
- a CDS encoding XRE family transcriptional regulator, with protein sequence MKKATNFDRYLARQLRTPSFARRYRQAAEEWNVALQLAALRQARGLTQSDVARLAGTTQQQISRMESADYQGHSLSMLRKVVAALGGSVRVHIEPTRAAAGTPRLSQRRAA encoded by the coding sequence ATGAAGAAAGCAACGAACTTTGATCGCTACCTCGCCCGCCAGTTGCGCACCCCTTCCTTCGCCCGCCGCTATCGGCAGGCTGCAGAGGAATGGAACGTGGCCCTCCAGCTCGCAGCGCTGCGTCAGGCGCGCGGCCTGACGCAAAGTGACGTGGCGCGTCTGGCCGGTACGACGCAGCAGCAGATCAGCCGGATGGAGTCGGCCGATTATCAGGGCCACTCCCTCTCCATGCTCCGCAAGGTCGTTGCCGCACTCGGCGGCTCCGTGCGCGTGCACATCGAGCCCACCCGCGCCGCGGCCGGCACGCCGCGGCTTTCGCAACGCCGTGCCGCGTAG
- a CDS encoding YgiT-type zinc finger protein: MTELRRCPNCGSRRIERLARPFRARVAGKWVRIPNLVREICPDCHEEYFDRDANVEIDEACFGKQRRRA; encoded by the coding sequence ATGACGGAACTCCGACGGTGCCCCAACTGCGGCAGCCGGCGCATCGAACGGCTCGCCCGACCTTTTCGTGCCCGCGTGGCCGGCAAATGGGTCCGTATCCCCAACCTCGTGCGCGAGATCTGTCCCGATTGCCACGAAGAATACTTCGACCGGGACGCCAATGTCGAGATTGACGAGGCCTGCTTCGGCAAGCAGCGACGAAGAGCGTAG
- a CDS encoding DUF4062 domain-containing protein: MTKQRGGRASFRVFISSTYLDNAERRKVVQDAVLRAGMQPVGMERFTANERPTVEKCEDWARECDIYVGIVAYRYGRIPDDREVSITELEYGAAKKAGRPRLVFEIDGTVPVLPDKDFDTGLDRWDKQKTRWLAEPILVTCH, from the coding sequence GTGACCAAACAGCGCGGGGGCCGAGCGTCGTTCCGAGTCTTTATCTCCAGCACCTACCTGGACAACGCCGAGCGGCGGAAGGTCGTGCAGGATGCTGTGCTGCGCGCCGGCATGCAGCCCGTCGGCATGGAGCGCTTTACCGCCAACGAACGCCCCACAGTCGAGAAGTGCGAGGACTGGGCGCGGGAGTGCGACATCTACGTCGGGATCGTGGCGTATCGCTACGGCCGGATACCCGACGACCGTGAGGTCTCGATCACAGAGCTCGAGTACGGCGCAGCGAAGAAAGCGGGCCGGCCGCGCTTGGTGTTCGAGATCGATGGCACTGTTCCCGTTCTTCCAGACAAGGACTTCGACACCGGCCTAGACCGCTGGGACAAGCAGAAGACCCGATGGCTCGCTGAACCAATTCTCGTCACTTGTCACTGA